A region of Oryctolagus cuniculus chromosome 3, mOryCun1.1, whole genome shotgun sequence DNA encodes the following proteins:
- the ITM2C gene encoding integral membrane protein 2C, translated as MVKISFQPAVAGVKADKADKGPAAAPAAAPAPAAEILLTPAREERPPYHRAKKSSAGGVCYLSMGVVVLLMGLAFASVYIYRYFFLAQLARDSFFHCGVLYEDSLSSQTRTRMELEEDVKIYLEDNYERINVPVPQFGGGDAADIIHDFQRGLTAYHDISLDKCYVIELNTTIVLPPRNFWELLMNVKRGTYLPQTYIIQEEMVVTEHVSDKEALGSFIYHLCDGKDTYRLRRRATRRRISKRGAKNCNAIRHFENTFVVETLICGAA; from the exons ATGGTGAAGATCAGTTTCCAGCCCGCCGTCGCCGGCGTCAAGGCCGACAAGGCCGACAAGGGTCCGGCGGCGGCCCCCGCAGCGGCGCCCGCCCCGGCTGCCGAGATCCTGCTGACGCCGGCCAGG GAGGAGCGGCCCCCCTACCACCGCGCCAAGAAGAGCTCGGCGGGCGGCGTGTGCTACCTGTCCATGGGCGTGGTCGTCCTGCTCATGGGCCTGGCCTTTGCTTCCGTCTACATCTACAGATACTTCTTCCTTGCTCAG CTGGCCCGGGACAGCTTCTTCCACTGCGGCGTGCTCTACGAGGACTCGCTGTCCTCCCAGACGCGCACCCGGATGGAGCTGGAGGAGGATGTGAAAATCTACCTCGAGGACAACTACGAGCGCATCAACGTCCCCGTGCCCCAGTTTGGCGGTGGCGATGCCGCAGACATCATCCACGACTTCCAGCGG GGCCTCACCGCCTACCACGACATCTCTCTGGACAAGTGCTACGTCATAGAGCTCAACACCACTATCGTGCTGCCCCCTCGCAACTTCTGGGAGCTCCTCATGAACGTAAAG AGGGGGACCTACCTCCCGCAGACGTACATCATCCAGGAGGAAATGGTGGTGACGGAGCACGTCAGTGACAAGGAGGCGCTGGGCTCCTTCATCTACCACCTGTGCGACGGCAAAGACACCTACCGGCTGCGGCGCAGGGCCACCCGCAGGC GCATCAGCAAGCGAGGGGCCAAGAACTGCAACGCCATCCGCCACTTCGAGAATACCTTTGTGGTGGAGACGCTCATCTGTGGGGCGGCGTGA